One genomic window of Pantanalinema sp. includes the following:
- the infA gene encoding translation initiation factor IF-1, protein MKEETIEFEGTVQEALSNGMFRVLLDNDVVVLGHLAGKMRKFRIKVLQGDRVKIELSPYDLTRGRINFRKRA, encoded by the coding sequence ATGAAAGAGGAAACGATCGAGTTCGAGGGGACCGTCCAAGAGGCGCTCTCGAACGGCATGTTCCGGGTGTTGCTTGACAATGACGTGGTCGTCCTTGGCCACCTGGCCGGTAAGATGCGCAAGTTCCGCATCAAGGTCCTGCAGGGGGATCGTGTCAAGATTGAACTGTCCCCCTACGACCTGACGAGGGGTCGCATCAACTTCCGCAAGCGGGCCTAG